The following proteins are encoded in a genomic region of Chlamydiota bacterium:
- a CDS encoding cob(I)yrinic acid a,c-diamide adenosyltransferase has product MRGYIQLYTGNGKGKTTAALGLALRAAGAGMRVFIACFMKGRAYSEDRALALLRPAVTVKKFGRACFVRGKPSLADVAAAHRGLKAAEKAIASGTYDLVVLDEAAVAARIGLFPVSALLRLADLKPTRVELVITGRGAHPSLKKRADLVTEMREVKHYYRKGVKARKGIEQ; this is encoded by the coding sequence ATGAGAGGGTACATCCAGCTCTACACGGGGAACGGCAAGGGGAAGACCACCGCCGCCCTCGGCCTCGCCCTGCGCGCGGCTGGCGCGGGGATGCGCGTCTTCATCGCCTGCTTCATGAAGGGGCGCGCGTACTCCGAGGACCGGGCACTCGCCCTTCTCCGCCCCGCGGTCACCGTGAAGAAGTTCGGGCGGGCGTGCTTCGTGCGGGGGAAGCCGTCCCTGGCGGACGTCGCCGCCGCGCATCGCGGGCTGAAGGCAGCCGAGAAGGCGATCGCCTCCGGCACATACGACCTCGTCGTGCTCGACGAGGCGGCGGTCGCGGCGCGGATCGGTCTCTTTCCCGTCTCGGCGCTTCTCCGCCTCGCCGACCTCAAGCCGACCCGCGTCGAGCTCGTCATCACGGGCCGCGGTGCGCACCCGTCATTAAAGAAGCGGGCGGATCTCGTCACCGAGATGCGCGAGGTAAAGCACTACTACCGGAAAGGGGTGAAGGCGCGGAAGGGGATAGAGCAGTAG
- a CDS encoding tetratricopeptide repeat protein has product MKAPDSPTCCIRALVSVCATTLLCVPASARPGDTVRDILFARGIAAYDAGRYDEAARAFREILSSAPTDAESRRALALSLSGAGDFGEGVRLLRELHRERPDDFETGAELCLALALAGDFGETEDLLRGLDARAGDGARRAEISFLRGVLAGERGNHAEALTLLADAAASDAAAASRARYYRGVYLARSGDRDAARRELAMLGERAPTAAIGRMAGRDADLLARPPDEKQWGGKVTARYEYDDNVMLAPDNEQLLGVSGSGDWRFLTTFELDAPALARGPFELDTRYAFVQSVHNRLGDFNLHGHVGDAWVRYRGSRATPFLGYEYAYYLLDDCRQSYLRGNRLFGGLDIPVASRAFYRLTYTCSLDDYMLPYGPSEDDWDTEPANAVSLEQYLFLGRERKAFWRTALRYDHNNARGDNFYYHGGALAGELYVPLGRGFAADLEAGYLVYDYTRNADNRADQRLDLNADLRKNLFGDTDLVFSYAFIRNMSNVSLYQFSRNIYSLILETRF; this is encoded by the coding sequence ATGAAAGCCCCGGATTCCCCGACCTGCTGCATACGCGCGCTCGTATCCGTTTGCGCGACAACGCTCCTCTGCGTTCCCGCCTCCGCCCGCCCGGGGGATACCGTCAGGGACATCCTCTTCGCCCGGGGCATCGCCGCGTACGATGCGGGCCGCTACGACGAGGCGGCGCGGGCGTTTCGCGAGATTCTCAGCTCCGCCCCAACCGACGCGGAGTCGCGCCGCGCCCTCGCCCTCTCCCTCTCGGGCGCGGGGGATTTCGGGGAGGGCGTGCGCCTTCTCCGGGAGCTTCACCGCGAGCGGCCGGACGATTTCGAGACGGGGGCCGAGCTGTGCCTCGCCCTCGCCCTCGCCGGAGATTTCGGCGAGACGGAGGATCTCCTGCGCGGCCTCGACGCGCGGGCCGGCGACGGCGCGCGCCGGGCGGAAATCTCCTTCCTCCGGGGGGTGCTCGCCGGCGAACGGGGAAACCACGCCGAGGCGCTGACGCTCCTCGCGGACGCGGCGGCCTCGGATGCGGCGGCCGCGTCCCGCGCCCGCTACTACCGCGGCGTGTACCTCGCGCGCTCTGGCGACCGGGATGCGGCGCGACGCGAACTGGCGATGCTCGGCGAACGCGCGCCCACGGCGGCGATCGGGAGAATGGCGGGGAGGGACGCGGACCTTCTCGCCCGTCCGCCGGATGAGAAACAGTGGGGCGGCAAGGTCACCGCGCGCTACGAGTACGACGACAACGTGATGCTCGCCCCCGACAACGAGCAGCTCCTCGGCGTCTCGGGGAGCGGCGACTGGCGCTTCCTGACGACGTTCGAACTCGACGCCCCCGCGCTCGCCCGGGGTCCGTTCGAGCTCGACACCCGTTACGCGTTCGTCCAGTCGGTGCACAACCGGCTCGGCGACTTCAACCTCCATGGCCACGTCGGGGACGCGTGGGTCAGGTACCGCGGGTCCCGGGCCACGCCGTTCCTGGGCTACGAGTACGCCTACTACCTCCTCGACGACTGCAGGCAGAGCTATCTCCGCGGCAACCGCCTGTTCGGGGGACTCGACATCCCCGTTGCCTCGCGCGCCTTCTACCGCCTGACGTACACCTGCAGTCTTGACGACTACATGCTCCCGTACGGCCCCTCCGAGGACGACTGGGACACCGAGCCGGCCAACGCCGTCTCCCTCGAGCAGTACCTTTTCCTGGGGAGGGAGCGGAAGGCGTTCTGGCGGACGGCGCTCCGCTACGACCACAACAACGCCCGCGGCGACAACTTCTACTACCACGGCGGGGCGCTCGCCGGGGAGCTCTACGTCCCGCTCGGGCGCGGCTTCGCGGCGGATCTCGAGGCCGGGTACCTCGTGTACGACTACACGCGGAACGCGGACAACCGGGCCGACCAGCGGCTCGATCTGAACGCCGACCTCCGGAAGAACCTTTTCGGGGACACCGATCTTGTCTTCAGCTACGCCTTTATCCGGAACATGTCGAACGTGTCGCTGTACCAGTTCAGCCGGAACATCTACTCGCTGATATTGGAGACGCGGTTCTGA